Proteins encoded within one genomic window of Sphingosinicella ginsenosidimutans:
- a CDS encoding tyrosine-type recombinase/integrase produces the protein MKALKERVEETAYFGGVDPVTWKKAVVSWAKAWTSLGIKGATGNRYLTSIAQLRPWLDPKSVHEIDAGLLKSIVAARRKLVSNATVRRDLTAISSVLGHCCDEGWIEENPAHMMDRSRFKEKLVKIILPRPDSIARAFAERSRFMDMAELSLETGMRQEEVASLEHDRVDRKRMSISLEHTKSGVREVPLTARAVTIIDRQPQFLRSPYVFWRGDGERFQNVDAQFYATIKRVAQKASRSGASFRRFRFHDLRHLFAVLYLRNRRGTIYDLQMVLGHSSVTTTERYLDHLTPEEKHWATHGVSQNAAQDERFEEGKAG, from the coding sequence TTGAAGGCCCTCAAAGAGCGAGTGGAAGAGACTGCCTATTTCGGCGGCGTCGATCCCGTGACATGGAAGAAGGCCGTGGTCTCATGGGCGAAGGCGTGGACCTCGCTCGGCATCAAGGGCGCGACCGGCAACCGCTATCTGACCAGCATCGCCCAATTGCGGCCGTGGCTTGATCCGAAATCGGTTCATGAAATCGACGCGGGCTTGCTCAAATCCATCGTGGCGGCTCGACGCAAGCTGGTCAGCAACGCGACGGTACGGCGCGACCTGACCGCTATCTCGTCCGTGCTTGGCCATTGCTGCGACGAAGGATGGATCGAAGAGAACCCGGCTCACATGATGGACCGGAGCCGGTTCAAGGAAAAGCTGGTCAAAATCATCCTGCCCCGGCCTGACAGTATCGCGCGGGCCTTCGCGGAACGGTCGCGCTTCATGGACATGGCGGAACTCTCGCTCGAAACCGGGATGCGGCAGGAAGAGGTCGCCAGCCTGGAGCACGATCGGGTGGACCGTAAGCGCATGTCGATCAGCCTGGAGCACACCAAGAGCGGCGTCCGCGAAGTCCCCCTCACCGCGCGCGCCGTCACAATTATCGACCGCCAGCCGCAGTTCCTTCGGTCTCCTTATGTGTTCTGGCGCGGCGACGGTGAGCGTTTCCAGAATGTCGATGCCCAGTTCTACGCCACGATCAAGCGGGTGGCACAAAAGGCGTCACGATCCGGCGCGTCGTTTCGCCGTTTCCGTTTCCACGATCTGCGCCACCTGTTCGCGGTGCTCTACCTCAGGAATCGTCGCGGCACGATCTACGATCTTCAGATGGTGCTCGGGCACAGCTCGGTCACGACGACGGAGCGCTATCTGGATCACCTGACGCCGGAGGAAAAACATTGGGCGACGCACGGGGTGTCACAAAATGCGGCACAGGACGAGCGGTTTGAAGAAGGAAAAGCTGGATAA
- a CDS encoding PilZ domain-containing protein, with translation MTDMPTEEGSEQRRGHRSNLFLAAVIEFGGTESPIRIRDLSFAGARLEGPAFPPIGSRLVLRRQDMKIEAVVRWIAGSRCGVAFDGQISVPDWVAGKASGQSGFGQAEVDRLQGIVRSEGACVDPPEPPPSPSFVRAGLDERLAQELAYVQRMLEAVSAELVRDAGIVARHGRALQGFDLADQILGHIAAVIKAEDREAAIRAIGMEELRARLLRKSL, from the coding sequence ATGACCGATATGCCGACCGAAGAGGGAAGCGAGCAGAGGCGGGGACACCGGTCCAACCTTTTCCTCGCGGCCGTGATCGAGTTCGGCGGGACGGAAAGCCCCATCCGCATCCGAGACCTGTCCTTTGCCGGTGCGCGGTTGGAGGGCCCGGCCTTCCCGCCGATCGGCAGCCGCCTGGTGCTGCGGCGTCAGGACATGAAGATCGAGGCGGTGGTGAGGTGGATCGCGGGCTCCCGCTGCGGCGTCGCCTTCGACGGCCAGATTTCGGTGCCGGACTGGGTGGCTGGCAAGGCGAGCGGCCAATCGGGATTCGGGCAGGCCGAGGTCGACCGGCTCCAGGGCATCGTGCGCTCCGAAGGGGCGTGCGTCGATCCGCCCGAGCCGCCCCCGTCTCCATCCTTCGTTCGCGCGGGCCTCGATGAACGGCTGGCGCAGGAGCTGGCCTATGTCCAGCGCATGCTCGAGGCGGTGAGCGCCGAGCTGGTGCGCGACGCGGGCATCGTCGCCCGTCACGGCCGCGCGCTCCAGGGCTTCGACCTCGCCGACCAGATTCTCGGGCACATCGCCGCGGTGATCAAGGCCGAGGACCGCGAGGCCGCCATCCGGGCGATCGGGATGGAGGAATTGCGCGCGCGGCTGCTTCGCAAGTCGCTCTAG
- a CDS encoding DNA cytosine methyltransferase produces the protein MPRDLLEAIPHVAPAGRDWTAGIVVDNFAGGGGASTGIEAALGRDVDVAVNHDPEAIAMHIANHPRTRHHCQSIWSIDPLDAVTIDGRPRPVFLAWFSPDCTHHSKARGGKPREKNIRDLAWVVIHWIERLGPALKPAIICLENVEEFLTWGPLDGGGSGSPSAPARNSVRSSAPSAATATRSNGGSFAPAITARRRSASGWCSRRAATASRSNGRRRRTAPAGRGPGAPRPNASIGRCPAHRSS, from the coding sequence ATGCCCCGCGATCTCCTCGAGGCGATCCCGCACGTCGCGCCGGCCGGCCGCGACTGGACCGCCGGCATCGTCGTCGACAATTTCGCCGGCGGCGGCGGCGCGTCGACCGGGATCGAGGCGGCGCTCGGACGGGACGTGGACGTGGCGGTCAATCACGATCCCGAAGCGATCGCGATGCACATCGCCAATCATCCGCGCACCCGCCATCATTGCCAATCGATCTGGAGCATCGACCCGCTGGACGCGGTGACGATCGACGGGCGGCCGCGCCCCGTCTTCCTCGCCTGGTTCTCGCCGGACTGCACGCACCACAGCAAGGCGCGCGGGGGCAAGCCGAGGGAGAAGAACATCCGCGATCTCGCCTGGGTGGTGATCCACTGGATCGAGCGGCTCGGCCCGGCGCTGAAGCCGGCGATCATCTGCCTGGAGAATGTCGAGGAGTTCCTGACCTGGGGGCCGCTCGACGGGGGGGGCAGCGGATCGCCGAGCGCGCCGGCGAGGAATTCCGTGCGTTCATCGGCGCCTTCCGCCGCCACGGCTACAAGGTCGAATGGCGGGTCGTTCGCGCCTGCGATCACGGCGCGCCGACGATCCGCAAGCGGCTGGTGCTCAAGGCGCGCTGCGACGGCAAGCCGATCGAATGGGCGGCGCCGACGCACGGCCCCGGCCGGGCGAGGCCCTGGCGCACCGCGGCCGAATGCATCGATTGGTCGCTGCCCTGCCCATCGATCTTCCTGA
- a CDS encoding DUF4326 domain-containing protein, with product MDRPIRVQLRRTKGWRMPSNTVSVARPGRLGNPFTKALAIESGYATEETWPEFAVMCFREWLRDGSWWQGPEADRRRAEIIALIPSLRGKNIACFCGLDRCCHGDVYLELANV from the coding sequence ATGGATAGGCCGATCCGCGTTCAGCTTCGCCGCACCAAGGGCTGGCGGATGCCGTCGAACACGGTCAGCGTCGCGCGGCCGGGCCGGCTCGGCAACCCATTCACCAAGGCGCTCGCGATCGAGAGCGGCTATGCAACCGAAGAGACGTGGCCCGAGTTCGCGGTCATGTGCTTTCGCGAATGGCTGCGGGACGGCTCATGGTGGCAAGGCCCGGAGGCTGACCGGCGCCGAGCCGAAATCATCGCGCTGATCCCATCGCTTCGCGGCAAGAACATCGCGTGCTTCTGCGGCCTCGACCGATGCTGTCACGGCGACGTCTATCTGGAGCTGGCCAATGTCTAA
- a CDS encoding DnaJ C-terminal domain-containing protein, with protein sequence MADLYATLGVARGASEADIKKAYRKLAKELHPDRNKDKPDASARFSKVTQAYDILTDKDKRAQYDRGEIDDEGNPRAPFGFGAGGAAGSGGPFRGNPFGDANGEAHFQGAEAGDLSDLFEGLFGGLGRRSGGGGGPFGGFGRRSAPPQKGADAAYRLEVPFEDAALLKGQRVTLAGGRTLDIKLPRGVEDGTKIRLAGQGQPGPGGNGDAIVTIAIGRHRFFSRDGDNIRLDLPIALDEAVLGAKVRVPTVDGPVMLSIPKGSSSGKVLRLKGRGFTGKSGARGDQLVTLMVDVPADDAELAAFLESWGGKGKGNPRAALGV encoded by the coding sequence ATGGCCGATCTCTATGCGACCCTCGGCGTTGCGCGCGGCGCGAGCGAGGCGGACATCAAGAAAGCGTATCGCAAGCTCGCCAAGGAGCTGCATCCGGACCGCAACAAGGACAAGCCGGACGCGTCCGCGCGCTTTTCAAAGGTCACGCAGGCCTATGACATCCTGACCGACAAGGACAAGCGCGCCCAATATGACCGGGGCGAGATCGACGACGAAGGCAATCCGCGCGCGCCCTTCGGCTTCGGCGCGGGCGGCGCGGCCGGATCGGGCGGCCCCTTTCGTGGCAACCCGTTCGGCGATGCCAATGGCGAAGCGCATTTCCAAGGCGCCGAGGCGGGCGACCTTTCCGATCTGTTCGAGGGACTGTTTGGCGGGCTCGGGCGGCGCAGCGGCGGCGGTGGCGGCCCGTTCGGCGGCTTCGGCCGGCGCAGCGCGCCGCCGCAGAAGGGCGCCGATGCCGCCTATCGGCTCGAAGTGCCGTTCGAGGATGCGGCCCTGCTCAAGGGTCAGCGGGTTACGCTCGCGGGCGGCCGCACGCTGGACATCAAGCTGCCGCGCGGCGTTGAGGACGGCACCAAGATCCGCCTCGCCGGCCAGGGCCAGCCCGGGCCCGGAGGCAATGGCGACGCGATCGTCACCATCGCCATCGGCCGGCACCGCTTTTTCAGCCGCGACGGCGACAATATCCGGCTCGATCTGCCGATCGCGCTCGACGAGGCGGTGCTGGGCGCCAAGGTACGCGTGCCGACCGTCGACGGGCCGGTCATGCTGTCCATTCCCAAGGGTTCGAGCTCGGGCAAGGTGCTTCGGCTCAAGGGCCGGGGGTTCACCGGGAAGAGCGGCGCGCGCGGCGATCAGCTGGTGACGTTGATGGTGGACGTGCCGGCCGACGATGCCGAGCTTGCGGCCTTCCTCGAAAGCTGGGGCGGCAAGGGGAAGGGCAACCCGCGGGCCGCGCTGGGCGTCTAG
- the fabI gene encoding enoyl-ACP reductase FabI: MTGLMTGKRGLIMGLANDRSLAWGIAKQLHEQGAELAFSYQGEALQKRVAPLAADLGSDFLIDCDVSDMAALDAAFETLKARWPTIDFVVHAIGFSDKNELRGLYVDTSLDNFLLTMNISAYSFVAVAQRARAMMPEGGSLLTLTYYGAEKVIPHYNVMGVAKAALETSVKYLAMDLGPGKIRVNAISAGPIKTLAASGIGDFRYIMKWNEYNSPLRRNVTIEDVGGAGLYLLSDLSAGVTGEIHHVDAGYNVIGMKAEDAPDITVA; encoded by the coding sequence ATGACCGGCCTGATGACGGGAAAGCGGGGACTCATCATGGGGCTCGCCAATGACCGCTCGCTCGCCTGGGGGATTGCGAAGCAGCTGCACGAGCAGGGCGCGGAGCTGGCGTTCAGCTACCAGGGGGAGGCGCTGCAGAAGCGCGTCGCGCCGCTCGCCGCGGACCTTGGTTCGGATTTCCTGATCGACTGCGACGTTTCGGACATGGCGGCGCTCGATGCGGCGTTCGAAACGCTGAAGGCGCGCTGGCCGACCATCGATTTCGTCGTCCATGCGATCGGCTTTTCCGACAAGAACGAGCTTCGTGGCCTCTATGTCGATACCAGCCTCGATAATTTCCTGCTGACGATGAACATCTCCGCCTACAGCTTCGTCGCGGTGGCGCAGCGGGCGCGGGCGATGATGCCGGAGGGCGGGAGCCTGCTCACCCTCACCTATTACGGCGCCGAGAAGGTGATCCCGCATTATAACGTGATGGGCGTCGCCAAGGCGGCGCTCGAAACCAGCGTCAAATATCTCGCGATGGACCTTGGGCCGGGGAAGATCCGCGTCAACGCGATCTCGGCCGGGCCGATCAAGACGCTTGCCGCGAGCGGGATCGGCGATTTCCGCTACATCATGAAGTGGAACGAATATAATTCGCCGCTGCGCCGCAACGTCACGATCGAGGATGTCGGCGGCGCGGGCCTCTATCTGCTCTCGGACCTTTCGGCGGGCGTCACCGGCGAGATCCACCATGTCGATGCCGGTTATAACGTGATCGGCATGAAGGCCGAGGACGCACCCGACATCACGGTCGCGTGA
- a CDS encoding Lar family restriction alleviation protein, protein MSDTISDKARELLPCPFCGGEMIFRKALWPADGCTDAVIHRDPVECGLTVFDTDSADESVIPAWNARALTPSPSPGEVVERLLNPWQASRDRVERGMLPDWSLALLREAASRIQADARRIEEMESALRPFVAHAGPRLPDGHHDLPRFPAADIDRARAALAAADPAPEGGEE, encoded by the coding sequence ATGAGCGACACGATCAGCGACAAGGCGAGAGAGCTGCTGCCCTGCCCGTTTTGCGGCGGGGAGATGATATTTCGGAAAGCCCTTTGGCCCGCCGATGGATGCACAGATGCCGTAATCCATCGCGATCCGGTCGAGTGCGGACTGACAGTTTTTGACACTGATTCCGCCGACGAAAGCGTCATCCCTGCCTGGAACGCCCGCGCACTCACGCCCTCGCCATCGCCCGGAGAGGTGGTGGAGCGGCTGCTGAACCCGTGGCAGGCATCTCGGGATCGTGTCGAGCGGGGCATGTTGCCCGATTGGTCGCTCGCCCTCCTTCGCGAAGCCGCCTCCCGCATCCAGGCGGACGCGCGGCGGATCGAGGAGATGGAGAGTGCGCTGCGGCCGTTTGTGGCACACGCTGGCCCACGCTTGCCCGATGGTCATCATGACCTTCCTCGCTTTCCTGCCGCCGATATAGACCGCGCCCGCGCCGCCCTTGCCGCTGCCGATCCCGCGCCGGAAGGGGGCGAGGAATGA
- a CDS encoding DNA cytosine methyltransferase has protein sequence MLTPRELAAAQGFPAGYVLDPLVNGRPLTKTAQVRMIGNSVSPPMAEAEIRAVAGPADEAVEAA, from the coding sequence ATGCTGACGCCGCGCGAGCTCGCCGCCGCGCAGGGCTTCCCCGCCGGCTACGTCCTCGATCCCCTCGTTAATGGTCGCCCGCTCACCAAGACCGCCCAGGTCCGCATGATCGGCAACAGCGTCAGCCCGCCGATGGCCGAGGCCGAGATCCGCGCCGTCGCCGGCCCGGCCGACGAAGCCGTGGAGGCCGCATGA
- a CDS encoding DUF1134 domain-containing protein, protein MLKSIRIIAAAALAVAPAVAPAQAVDPYQAHAARTQQQTTSDWPDPYAAQTQSPPATGSEWVPVDSGQAPAQDDWSQGTDPYRSRNDGQPDSDYGTGYDSGRGRAGDQVARRTMERESTVPRRDVFNAAEGVFGRGAQGLGTLLERILREQGEPTAYIAGSEAGGAFVFGLRYGSGIMHHQIEGDRTVYWTGPSLGFDAGADANKVFVLVYNLHDSQDLFKRFPAGEGHAYFVGGFSAQYMRHGDIVLIPIRLGVGLRLGINAGYMRFSERNRWLPF, encoded by the coding sequence ATGCTGAAGTCGATCCGGATCATCGCCGCCGCCGCGCTGGCGGTCGCGCCTGCCGTCGCGCCGGCCCAGGCGGTCGATCCCTATCAGGCGCACGCGGCCCGCACCCAGCAACAGACGACGTCTGACTGGCCCGATCCCTATGCGGCGCAAACCCAGTCTCCGCCCGCAACGGGTTCCGAATGGGTGCCGGTCGATTCCGGCCAGGCGCCGGCTCAGGACGATTGGTCGCAGGGCACCGACCCCTATCGCTCGCGAAATGACGGCCAGCCGGACAGCGACTATGGCACTGGCTATGACTCCGGCCGCGGGCGCGCCGGCGATCAGGTCGCGCGCCGGACGATGGAGCGTGAATCGACCGTCCCGCGCCGCGACGTGTTCAACGCCGCCGAGGGCGTGTTCGGCCGCGGCGCCCAGGGCCTCGGCACCCTGCTCGAGCGCATTCTGCGGGAGCAGGGCGAGCCGACCGCCTATATCGCGGGATCGGAAGCCGGCGGCGCGTTCGTCTTCGGCCTGCGCTACGGCTCGGGCATCATGCACCATCAGATCGAGGGCGACCGGACGGTCTACTGGACCGGCCCCTCGCTCGGCTTCGATGCCGGGGCCGATGCGAACAAGGTCTTCGTGCTGGTCTACAACCTCCACGACAGCCAGGACCTGTTCAAGCGCTTCCCGGCCGGCGAGGGCCATGCCTATTTCGTCGGCGGCTTCAGCGCGCAATATATGCGCCACGGCGATATCGTTCTGATCCCCATCCGGCTCGGCGTCGGCCTTCGGCTCGGCATCAACGCGGGATATATGCGCTTTTCGGAACGCAATCGCTGGCTGCCCTTCTGA
- a CDS encoding MmcB family DNA repair protein codes for MAKADGLIWVKELQFAGGARRCDFWTLEPQPSKGFRATAYEIKISRSDFRRDSHRKQRFARTFSDQFYYVTPPGLLGEQEIPDWAGLIEWDGSALRKVVPAVMLDKAFPSWELVVSLIRYNGEIRRDVGQQEQLIRSLKRQIEDAKTKLPDKGIQPWEVGIYG; via the coding sequence GTGGCGAAGGCGGACGGCCTCATTTGGGTGAAGGAGCTTCAGTTCGCTGGTGGCGCTCGCCGGTGCGATTTCTGGACGCTCGAGCCGCAGCCGTCGAAGGGCTTCCGCGCCACCGCTTACGAAATCAAGATCAGCCGATCGGACTTCAGGCGGGACAGCCATCGAAAGCAGCGCTTCGCCCGGACGTTCTCCGATCAGTTCTATTACGTAACGCCGCCCGGCCTTCTCGGCGAGCAGGAAATCCCCGATTGGGCTGGCCTCATCGAATGGGACGGCTCGGCGCTTCGGAAGGTCGTGCCGGCTGTGATGCTCGACAAGGCTTTCCCATCGTGGGAGCTGGTCGTCAGCCTGATCCGATATAACGGCGAAATCCGGCGCGATGTCGGCCAGCAGGAGCAGCTGATCCGGTCCCTTAAGCGTCAGATTGAAGACGCGAAGACGAAGCTGCCAGACAAGGGCATTCAGCCTTGGGAGGTCGGCATCTATGGCTGA
- a CDS encoding YihY/virulence factor BrkB family protein encodes MRDISPESPEARRVRRSSAMTTLRARVGKGSRFREVVKRVAVGVYSDGFIHAGNLAYLALLSIFPFVIVAAAIAHLFGQSEEGMNAVAALLQTMPWSVRRVLEQPMHDIIEARSGSLLWLGALVGLWTTVSFIETIRDILRRAYGVSFSRAFWEYRLGSAGIIIAAVIVSMTAFALSVALSSAQQLVVARIPGAEDVISALTWLRVAPALILFGSLYILFYALTPATYRVSKCPKWPGALFVAFWWIATTALLPVVLGHLTNYGLTYGSLAGVIVSLFFFFLIGLGLVIGAELNAALAESPSSGQEGNGAAGETDARPPTIQEDQ; translated from the coding sequence ATGCGTGACATTTCCCCGGAATCGCCGGAAGCCCGCCGCGTCCGCCGATCGAGCGCGATGACGACCCTGCGGGCGCGGGTCGGCAAGGGATCACGCTTCCGCGAGGTGGTGAAGCGGGTCGCGGTCGGCGTCTATTCGGACGGCTTCATCCATGCCGGCAACCTCGCCTATCTCGCCTTGCTGTCGATCTTCCCGTTCGTCATTGTCGCGGCCGCGATCGCGCATCTCTTCGGGCAGAGCGAGGAGGGGATGAACGCGGTGGCGGCGCTGCTCCAGACGATGCCGTGGAGCGTGCGGCGCGTGCTCGAGCAGCCGATGCACGACATCATCGAGGCGCGATCGGGAAGCCTGTTGTGGCTGGGAGCCCTGGTCGGCCTGTGGACGACGGTGAGCTTCATCGAAACGATCCGCGACATCTTGCGCCGCGCCTACGGCGTCAGCTTCAGCCGCGCCTTCTGGGAATATCGGCTGGGCTCCGCCGGGATCATCATCGCCGCGGTGATCGTGTCGATGACCGCCTTCGCGCTGTCGGTCGCCCTGTCGAGCGCGCAGCAGCTGGTGGTGGCGCGAATCCCGGGCGCGGAGGATGTCATATCGGCGCTGACGTGGCTTCGCGTCGCGCCGGCGCTGATCCTGTTCGGGTCGCTCTACATCCTCTTCTATGCGCTGACGCCGGCCACGTATCGCGTGTCGAAATGTCCGAAATGGCCGGGCGCGCTCTTCGTCGCCTTCTGGTGGATCGCGACCACCGCGCTGCTGCCGGTCGTGCTCGGCCACCTCACCAATTATGGCCTGACCTATGGCAGCCTCGCCGGCGTGATCGTCTCGCTCTTCTTTTTCTTCCTCATCGGCCTGGGGCTCGTGATCGGGGCCGAGCTGAATGCGGCGCTTGCCGAGTCGCCTTCATCGGGCCAAGAGGGAAACGGCGCGGCCGGGGAGACGGACGCGAGGCCGCCGACAATACAGGAGGATCAATGA